A single genomic interval of Helianthus annuus cultivar XRQ/B chromosome 13, HanXRQr2.0-SUNRISE, whole genome shotgun sequence harbors:
- the LOC110899638 gene encoding protein ODORANT1 → MGRQPCCDKLGVKKGPWTTEEDKKLINFILTNGQCCWRAVPKLAGLRRCGKSCRLRWTNYLRPDLKRGLLNEYEEQLVIDLHARLGNRWSKIAANMPGRTDNEIKNHWNTHIKKKLLKMGIDPVTHEPLQKETEVDFTSSSSTPKLVPHEYSSPSPSATTIQGYEENSTSTLSENSIIGIQDQGTEALFERLSEDEKLLSYLLGEDEPPLVDTSTWELPNNGPTINDCPDAFASWDDCATWLLDCQDFGVHDFGLDVFNDVEISIIDKGDK, encoded by the exons ATGGGAAGACAACCATGTTGTGACAAATTAGGAGTGAAGAAAGGGCCATGGACTACGGAGGAAGACAAGAAACTCATCAACTTCATCCTCACCAACGGCCAATGTTGCTGGCGAGCGGTCCCTAAGCTCGCTGGACTCCGCCGTTGTGGCAAGAGTTGTAGGCTCCGGTGGACCAACTACCTTCGACCGGACTTGAAGCGCGGTCTGCTTAATGAATATGAAGAACAACTGGTTATTGATCTCCATGCTCGCCTTGGCAATAG GTGGTCAAAAATAGCAGCAAATATGCCAGGACGCACAGACAATGAGATTAAAAATCATTGGAATACTCATATCAAGAAAAAACTCCTGAAAATGGGAATTGATCCGGTCACCCATGAACCTCTTCAAAAGGAAACTGAAGTAGACTTCACATCATCGTCTTCAACCCCAAAACTTGTGCCACATGAGTACTCATCACCCTCTCCAAGTGCTACTACCATACAAGGTTACGAGGAGAACTCAACCTCCACACTTTCTGAAAACTCCATCATAGGCATTCAAGATCAAGGAACCGAAGCTTTGTTTGAAAGGCTCAGCGAGGATGAGAAATTATTAAGCTACCTCTTAGGTGAGGATGAACCTCCACTTGTTGATACATCGACATGGGAGTTACCAAATAATGGGCCAACCATCAACGACTGTCCGGATGCCTTTGCCTCGTGGGATGATTGTGCTACATGGCTATTGGATTGTCAAGATTTTGGTGTTCATGATTTTGGATTAGACGTTTTCAATGATGTTGAGATTAGCATCATAGACAAGGGAGATAAGTAG